Proteins encoded together in one Lathyrus oleraceus cultivar Zhongwan6 chromosome 5, CAAS_Psat_ZW6_1.0, whole genome shotgun sequence window:
- the LOC127081511 gene encoding uncharacterized protein LOC127081511 has protein sequence MVAGRNDDALAVALTLLVGAISQMNVGDRERDVDEFHALRKFQRNNPLTFEGAHEPDKAQAWLKAIEKLFRVMNCSDAQKVQFGTHMLEKEVEDWWRNTVQRFDEDGIEVTWALLRDAFLEKYFPKDIRGKKGIEFLELKQGNGTVTEYAAKFEDLIKFCPHYNTANVERSKCLKFVNDLGPDIKKEMSYQKIMIFSELVNKSRIYDEDNRESVAHYKSLHDKKGKGKF, from the coding sequence ATGGTTGCTGGAAGGAATGATGATGCGCTTGCAGTGGCATTGACCCTGTTGGTTGGTGCCATTTCGCAAATGAATGTTGGTGATCGGGAGCGTGATGTTGATGAGTTTCATGCTTTGCGGAAGTTTCAGAGGAACAATCCGCTAACTTTTGAAGGAGCTCATGAACCTGACAAAGCTCAAGCGTGGTTGAAGGCGATTGAGAAACTATTTCGAGTTATGAACTGTTCAGATGCGCAAAAGGTGCAGTTTGGCACTCATATGCTTGAGAAAGAAGTTGAGGATTGGTGGCGCAACACTGTTCAGAGATTTGATGAGGATGGTATTGAAGTGACTTGGGCACTTTTGCGTGATGCTTTTTTGGAGAAGTATTTTCCAAAAGATATTCGTGGAAAGAAGGGAATTGAATTCCTTGAGTTGAAGCAAGGTAATGGTACCGTAACTGAGTATGCTGCAAAGTTTGAGGATTTGATCAAATTTTGTCCccattacaatactgctaatgtTGAGAGATCCAAGTGTCTTAAGTTTGTGAATGACTTGGGACCTGATATCAAGAAGGAAATGAGTTACCAAAAGATTATGATATTTTCtgagttggttaacaagagtaGGATCTATGATGAGGATAACCGTGAGAGTGTTGCTCATTACAAGTCCTTGCATGATAAGAAAGGAAAAGGGAAATTCTGA